From Alteromonas australica, one genomic window encodes:
- a CDS encoding peptidoglycan DD-metalloendopeptidase family protein produces the protein MNRQGWFIFIAASVITLLQACSSRTAPAPVVLLNSQLEEESGGFTASTYEVKPGDTLFAIAWYTGNDYRDLADFNNLSAPFRIYPGQKLRVTAPASQQKKPTKSAKSTKKSDKQTTQSTPPTTKTIDKRLVDPPIPQGYGEGEKVVKRQSVTSVKKTAENVKKTAPTHFPDKVKKWVWPAKGNIVGTFSKSESGNKGIDIAGAKGSDILAAAAGKVVYSGNALRGYGNLVIIKHTDTFLSAYAYNDTILVKEREWVYAGQKIATMGNSGTNSVKLHFEVRYRGKSLDPMRYLPKTQK, from the coding sequence ATGAATAGACAGGGATGGTTTATTTTCATTGCTGCTAGCGTAATTACCCTACTGCAAGCTTGCAGTAGCCGCACCGCACCAGCCCCTGTGGTGCTGCTAAATAGTCAACTTGAAGAAGAGTCCGGTGGCTTTACTGCCTCCACCTACGAGGTGAAACCTGGCGATACGTTGTTTGCTATTGCATGGTATACGGGAAATGATTACCGCGATCTTGCAGATTTCAATAATTTATCCGCCCCTTTCCGAATTTATCCTGGTCAAAAATTGCGCGTCACTGCTCCCGCATCACAACAAAAAAAGCCAACAAAATCAGCTAAATCTACAAAAAAATCAGACAAGCAGACCACTCAGTCTACACCTCCGACCACCAAAACCATAGACAAAAGGTTAGTTGACCCTCCTATACCACAGGGGTATGGTGAAGGTGAAAAAGTTGTTAAGCGACAAAGCGTTACCAGCGTCAAAAAGACGGCAGAAAACGTCAAAAAGACAGCGCCCACCCATTTCCCGGATAAGGTGAAAAAGTGGGTTTGGCCAGCTAAAGGAAACATTGTAGGTACCTTTAGCAAATCAGAGTCAGGTAACAAAGGAATAGACATTGCTGGGGCAAAAGGAAGCGATATTCTCGCTGCCGCAGCAGGCAAAGTTGTTTACTCAGGTAATGCGCTACGTGGTTACGGTAACTTGGTTATTATTAAACATACCGACACATTTTTAAGCGCTTATGCATACAACGACACCATTTTAGTGAAAGAAAGAGAATGGGTGTATGCGGGGCAAAAAATAGCCACCATGGGAAACAGCGGCACAAATTCGGTAAAACTTCATTTTGAAGTTAGGTATCGCGGTAAGTCATTAGACCCTATGCGTTATCTGCCAAAAACACAAAAATAA
- a CDS encoding YqaA family protein: MKLFEPLYDMALRWARHPNAEKYLGGLSFAESVFFPIPPDVMLAPMSLSQPDKAWRFAIITTFASIVGGIAGYFLGYLAFDVWLAPLIERWGYGHKLDVAMDWFAQYGVWVVFIAGFSPIPYKVFTISAGVLNMAFFPFLLASAVGRGARFFLVAGLMRWGGAAMEAKLRQYVEILGWATVILAIVAYLVLR; the protein is encoded by the coding sequence GTGAAACTGTTTGAGCCATTGTACGACATGGCGTTACGTTGGGCACGACACCCCAACGCGGAAAAGTACTTGGGTGGCTTAAGTTTCGCAGAATCTGTTTTCTTTCCTATTCCGCCTGATGTCATGCTAGCTCCCATGTCGCTATCGCAACCTGATAAAGCATGGCGGTTCGCCATTATTACTACCTTTGCGTCCATTGTGGGCGGCATTGCGGGATACTTCTTAGGTTACCTAGCATTCGATGTGTGGCTTGCCCCCTTAATTGAACGTTGGGGGTACGGCCATAAACTAGACGTAGCGATGGACTGGTTTGCACAATACGGTGTCTGGGTTGTATTTATCGCAGGCTTCTCTCCTATTCCCTATAAAGTATTTACGATTAGTGCTGGTGTGCTAAACATGGCATTCTTCCCTTTTTTACTCGCATCAGCGGTAGGCAGAGGCGCACGCTTCTTCTTGGTTGCTGGGCTAATGCGATGGGGGGGCGCGGCCATGGAGGCCAAACTGAGGCAATATGTCGAAATACTGGGCTGGGCCACGGTAATCCTCGCCATCGTCGCCTATCTGGTATTGCGGTAA
- a CDS encoding protein-L-isoaspartate(D-aspartate) O-methyltransferase, which produces MRASRKGDALAQLLYDEGIRSQSVLNAIAGTPREAFLPDALKHKAYQNTALPIGQGQTISQPYIVAKMTELLLDSPNKPEKVLEIGTGSGYQTAILAQLFAKVFSVERIKSLQFHAKRRMNQLDLHNIAMKHGDGWKGWSSKGPFDAIIVTAAASSLPQDLCEQLKEGGRLIIPVGNEQQSLLCIDRVEGELKTTTIEAVRFVPLIAGELM; this is translated from the coding sequence ATGAGAGCTTCCAGAAAAGGGGATGCCCTGGCACAGCTGCTTTATGACGAAGGAATACGTTCGCAGTCTGTGCTCAATGCCATAGCAGGCACGCCAAGGGAGGCATTTTTACCCGACGCCCTAAAACATAAAGCTTACCAAAATACCGCGCTACCTATTGGTCAAGGTCAAACAATTTCACAACCCTATATTGTGGCGAAAATGACCGAACTGCTGTTAGATAGCCCCAATAAACCTGAAAAAGTGTTAGAAATCGGCACAGGTTCGGGTTACCAAACAGCTATTCTCGCGCAACTGTTTGCCAAGGTGTTTAGCGTAGAACGGATAAAATCGCTGCAATTTCACGCTAAAAGGCGAATGAACCAGCTGGATTTACATAATATTGCAATGAAACACGGCGATGGTTGGAAAGGATGGAGCTCAAAAGGCCCATTTGACGCCATTATCGTGACGGCTGCTGCCAGTAGCTTACCGCAAGATTTGTGTGAACAATTAAAAGAAGGTGGGCGCTTGATCATTCCTGTTGGCAATGAACAACAATCGTTGTTGTGTATCGATAGGGTGGAGGGTGAATTAAAAACCACCACAATAGAGGCCGTTAGGTTTGTTCCTTTAATTGCAGGAGAACTAATGTGA
- the surE gene encoding 5'/3'-nucleotidase SurE gives MKILMSNDDGVFAKGLAVLHDIVAREHDVTVVAPDRNCSGASNALSLHQPLRVQTMDSGYYSVSGTPSDCVHLGLSRILENDPELVVSGINHGANLGDDVVYSGTVAAATEGRYMGLPAIAVSLVGKEAKHFETAAKVVLEIIRKLQTHPLPANQILNVNVPDVPYEELKGIEVTRQGRRHRAEPMIEDTDPFGRTVFWYGPAGKEQDAGPGTDFHAIAEGYCSVTPLSVDMTAYQSLDNMKAWLAK, from the coding sequence ATGAAAATATTAATGAGTAATGATGATGGCGTTTTTGCAAAAGGATTAGCCGTATTGCATGACATTGTCGCCCGTGAACATGACGTGACAGTGGTTGCCCCTGATCGAAACTGCAGTGGTGCGAGTAATGCATTGTCACTGCATCAGCCACTACGCGTTCAGACAATGGACAGTGGATATTACTCAGTAAGCGGTACACCGTCTGACTGTGTTCATTTAGGGTTATCACGCATTTTAGAAAATGACCCTGAATTGGTGGTATCTGGCATCAATCATGGCGCAAATTTAGGGGACGACGTGGTGTATTCAGGCACCGTTGCCGCCGCCACTGAAGGCCGTTATATGGGCTTACCGGCGATTGCAGTCTCATTAGTGGGAAAGGAAGCTAAGCACTTTGAAACCGCCGCAAAGGTTGTGTTAGAAATAATACGTAAGTTACAAACACATCCATTGCCAGCCAATCAAATATTAAACGTTAATGTACCTGATGTTCCTTATGAAGAATTAAAAGGCATTGAAGTGACCCGTCAAGGGAGAAGGCACCGCGCTGAACCCATGATTGAAGACACTGACCCTTTCGGCAGAACCGTGTTTTGGTATGGTCCAGCGGGTAAAGAACAAGACGCAGGACCGGGAACAGACTTTCACGCTATTGCTGAAGGATATTGTTCTGTCACCCCATTGAGTGTTGATATGACCGCTTACCAAAGCCTAGATAATATGAAGGCGTGGCTAGCAAAGTAA
- the truD gene encoding tRNA pseudouridine(13) synthase TruD: protein MKPLETQHWNYYFSKPVSTGIFKFQADDFVVEEDLGYTPCGEGEHQFIYVEKVNNNTAFVAEQLARFTKLPLRQVTYAGRKDKYALTRQWFGIHAPGKADFDFSDFELEGVRVLKQVRHNKKLRTGQLKGNAFTITLRQVVHPEAIESRLAEIAEHGVPNYYGEQRFGVMRVNEMGDVQRGGNLLMAERMINGEAIRHRNKRSMALSALRSWFFNEVISSRIAQGDFDKVQDGDAMVLAGSNSFFIENAESKESQQRYQQKDICPSAPLWGAGELATLGKAKSQEQAIASTHPEVVDFLSQCGFEQERRAIKIWPSQLEWHSKGDTLTLSFSLPSGCFATSVLRECIETVAPVHSI from the coding sequence ATGAAGCCATTAGAAACACAGCATTGGAATTATTATTTTAGCAAACCGGTATCCACCGGTATCTTTAAGTTTCAAGCCGACGATTTTGTCGTTGAAGAGGACTTAGGTTATACGCCTTGTGGTGAAGGTGAGCATCAGTTTATTTACGTAGAAAAGGTGAATAACAACACCGCGTTTGTGGCGGAGCAATTAGCTCGTTTCACAAAATTACCATTGCGACAGGTAACCTATGCTGGGCGTAAAGACAAATATGCGTTAACGCGGCAGTGGTTTGGTATTCACGCACCAGGCAAAGCCGATTTTGACTTTAGCGATTTTGAGCTGGAAGGTGTGCGTGTATTAAAACAAGTGAGGCACAATAAGAAGCTACGGACAGGACAGTTAAAAGGCAACGCATTCACCATCACGCTTCGCCAAGTTGTTCATCCCGAAGCCATTGAGTCTCGCTTAGCAGAGATTGCCGAACATGGTGTGCCTAATTACTATGGTGAACAGCGATTCGGTGTCATGCGCGTAAACGAAATGGGAGACGTCCAACGAGGCGGCAATTTGCTCATGGCGGAACGCATGATAAACGGAGAAGCCATTCGCCACAGAAATAAACGTTCAATGGCATTATCTGCCTTACGTAGTTGGTTTTTCAATGAGGTGATTTCATCACGAATTGCACAGGGTGACTTTGACAAGGTGCAAGATGGTGATGCCATGGTACTCGCTGGCTCAAACAGCTTTTTCATTGAAAACGCCGAATCAAAAGAAAGCCAGCAGCGCTATCAACAAAAAGACATTTGTCCTTCTGCGCCGTTGTGGGGGGCGGGCGAGTTAGCCACTCTTGGAAAAGCTAAATCTCAAGAGCAAGCGATAGCGAGTACGCACCCTGAGGTAGTAGACTTTTTATCCCAGTGCGGATTTGAACAAGAACGCCGTGCAATAAAAATTTGGCCTTCACAACTTGAATGGCATAGTAAGGGTGATACATTAACCTTATCGTTTTCGTTGCCAAGTGGCTGTTTTGCCACATCAGTACTTCGAGAGTGCATTGAGACAGTGGCGCCTGTACATAGTATTTAA
- the ispF gene encoding 2-C-methyl-D-erythritol 2,4-cyclodiphosphate synthase — protein sequence MRIGHGFDVHKFGGEGPITVGGVKIEHAQGLLAHSDGDVLLHALCDAILGAAAMGDIGKHFPDTDDAYAGADSRVLLRHVVNIVKNKGFRLINADTTIVAQAPKMAPHISQMREHIAQDCECDLDDINVKATTTEKLGYTGRKEGIAAHAVVLLEKA from the coding sequence ATGCGAATTGGACACGGCTTCGATGTACATAAATTTGGCGGTGAAGGCCCCATTACTGTCGGCGGTGTGAAGATAGAACACGCGCAAGGCTTACTCGCCCATTCTGATGGTGATGTGTTGCTACATGCCCTGTGTGACGCTATCTTAGGTGCAGCTGCTATGGGTGACATAGGTAAGCATTTTCCTGATACCGACGACGCCTATGCGGGTGCAGATAGCCGTGTACTGCTGCGCCACGTTGTAAACATTGTAAAAAATAAAGGTTTTAGGTTGATTAATGCAGACACCACTATAGTGGCTCAAGCCCCTAAAATGGCGCCACACATTAGCCAAATGCGAGAACATATTGCGCAAGATTGTGAATGCGACCTTGATGATATCAACGTTAAAGCCACCACCACTGAAAAGCTGGGCTATACCGGCAGAAAAGAAGGCATTGCAGCCCACGCTGTGGTGCTATTGGAAAAAGCATGA
- the ispD gene encoding 2-C-methyl-D-erythritol 4-phosphate cytidylyltransferase, whose product MTSPHVVAVIPAAGVGSRMQADRPKQYLSLAGKTILEHTVTLLLNHPSVSRVVIAISHDDDFIHSLPIIANANIDLVEGGKTRADSVLNALATLPEESWALVHDAARPCVSHQDIDALLAVMNNSNTTGGILASPVRDTMKRACDHGQASLISHTESRENLWHALTPQLFPTGVLLRALNKALSNSVTITDEASAIEYAGGKVALINGNPANIKITHPADLPLAEFYIKQTHKVNE is encoded by the coding sequence ATGACATCCCCCCATGTTGTTGCGGTTATTCCCGCAGCCGGCGTTGGCAGCCGCATGCAAGCCGACCGCCCCAAACAATATTTATCCCTAGCGGGTAAAACCATTCTAGAACATACAGTGACACTTTTACTTAACCACCCATCGGTGAGCCGAGTAGTCATTGCGATAAGTCATGATGACGACTTTATTCATTCGCTGCCAATAATAGCAAATGCCAATATAGACTTGGTGGAAGGCGGTAAAACCCGCGCCGACTCGGTGTTAAATGCTTTAGCTACCTTGCCAGAAGAAAGTTGGGCGTTAGTTCATGACGCAGCGCGCCCTTGTGTATCCCATCAAGACATTGACGCCCTGCTGGCCGTAATGAACAACAGCAATACTACGGGAGGCATATTGGCCTCACCCGTGAGAGATACCATGAAACGTGCCTGTGATCACGGCCAAGCCAGTCTCATTTCCCATACGGAAAGTCGAGAAAATTTGTGGCATGCACTGACCCCGCAACTATTTCCTACAGGCGTACTTTTGCGGGCATTGAACAAAGCGCTCTCTAACAGCGTCACCATCACAGATGAAGCCTCGGCCATAGAATATGCTGGCGGTAAAGTGGCACTCATAAACGGAAACCCTGCCAATATAAAAATAACCCACCCCGCTGATCTCCCACTGGCTGAGTTTTATATAAAACAAACACATAAGGTAAATGAATAA
- the ftsB gene encoding cell division protein FtsB, with the protein MWQDKWIPVVLLVLLGLLQYRLWFGKNSIPDYLNREQEVQAQAEQNANLAQRNALLEADINDLKIGLEAIEERARNELGLIKRGETFYRILPADSK; encoded by the coding sequence GTGTGGCAAGATAAATGGATCCCCGTTGTACTTCTCGTTTTGCTAGGGTTACTGCAATACCGGTTATGGTTTGGCAAAAACAGTATTCCCGATTATTTAAATCGTGAACAAGAAGTACAAGCACAGGCAGAGCAAAACGCCAACCTAGCTCAGCGTAATGCGTTGTTAGAAGCTGATATTAATGACCTAAAAATTGGCTTAGAAGCCATAGAAGAGCGTGCTAGAAATGAGCTTGGGTTAATAAAGCGAGGTGAAACTTTTTACCGGATCCTACCTGCTGATAGTAAGTGA
- a CDS encoding TIGR03545 family protein gives MSSKAKGKSILLWVVGFFVVLFLVYFLFANTIIKLVLESKLGESYGAEVNIAEFDHSLFPTTVTLKGIALTNPTKPTHNQVLVGEANADVALAPLLDDEVIVNELNLLDVQFDTERASTGEVYRVPERSLSFDEIKSKAQEAVPSVDELLERNPLKTTAAIENAKAAYETYGEGLKTDYGNLPDKSRIDYYKTQVTQLKETNYQDPQALLQAKSAFGQLKEEMSADRARIADFTSKASNAKRELTEAISALKSAPQEDYALLKGVIAGDQAALSQVTYFVFGDKAAEYTEYLMSAMQIVMPLIQGEEKSEAPTEIPSILVKEANVSVLWQNEAITSKWNNITNVHEVFGNPTTFSIEAAGDLLKSFTSSGEFWIDSSGVDASQVWSLAGVNMSNVAFSGNDTLDAVLTSALMTTTGSMKVTDNTLTGTGDVDLQDLVMEATGSSDVTSAIANALQSLSSLSMTMLLDGTLSNPNFNIKSDLDNKLAQAALSQLTASQQDKLDELNNKLNSMISNEQSLLSGELVDVNSMLSAAQGDSEALQALLQTQLNSVVEQQKNKLFDKLKGKFGQGE, from the coding sequence ATGAGTAGCAAGGCTAAAGGCAAGTCGATATTACTGTGGGTGGTCGGCTTTTTTGTGGTGCTTTTCTTGGTGTATTTTTTATTCGCCAACACCATTATTAAATTAGTTTTAGAGTCTAAACTGGGTGAATCCTATGGGGCGGAAGTTAATATTGCAGAGTTTGATCACTCATTATTTCCTACCACTGTCACCTTAAAAGGGATTGCACTAACCAACCCCACCAAACCCACACACAACCAAGTTCTGGTTGGAGAGGCGAACGCCGATGTGGCTTTAGCTCCCCTGCTTGACGATGAAGTTATTGTTAATGAACTCAATTTATTAGATGTGCAATTTGATACGGAGCGCGCCTCCACTGGCGAAGTATATCGTGTACCTGAGCGTTCACTGTCCTTTGACGAAATAAAAAGTAAAGCACAAGAAGCCGTTCCTAGTGTGGACGAACTCCTTGAACGGAATCCATTGAAAACCACTGCCGCTATCGAGAACGCCAAAGCTGCCTATGAAACCTATGGTGAAGGCCTCAAGACAGATTATGGTAATTTGCCTGATAAATCGCGAATCGACTACTACAAAACACAAGTCACGCAGCTGAAAGAAACTAACTACCAGGACCCTCAAGCGTTGCTTCAGGCTAAGTCAGCGTTTGGCCAGTTAAAAGAAGAAATGTCTGCCGACCGCGCGCGCATTGCCGACTTTACTAGCAAAGCCTCAAACGCAAAGCGTGAGTTAACGGAAGCCATTAGCGCGCTTAAATCAGCGCCTCAAGAAGATTATGCTTTGCTTAAAGGCGTGATTGCTGGCGATCAAGCCGCACTGTCACAAGTTACCTATTTTGTGTTTGGCGATAAAGCGGCGGAATACACAGAGTACTTGATGTCGGCGATGCAAATTGTCATGCCCCTTATTCAAGGGGAAGAAAAAAGTGAAGCGCCTACCGAAATTCCCTCTATTTTAGTGAAAGAAGCCAATGTCTCTGTACTTTGGCAAAACGAGGCTATCACCAGCAAATGGAATAACATCACCAATGTTCACGAAGTATTTGGTAACCCCACCACCTTTAGCATTGAAGCAGCAGGAGACTTACTAAAATCGTTTACCTCTAGCGGTGAATTTTGGATAGATAGTAGCGGAGTCGATGCTAGCCAAGTGTGGTCTTTAGCGGGCGTCAATATGTCGAATGTGGCTTTTAGTGGAAACGACACGCTCGACGCGGTTTTAACCTCGGCATTGATGACCACCACAGGGTCGATGAAGGTGACTGACAACACCTTAACCGGCACCGGCGATGTTGACTTGCAAGACCTTGTGATGGAAGCAACCGGCAGCAGTGATGTCACTAGCGCTATTGCCAATGCACTCCAATCATTAAGCAGCCTAAGTATGACCATGCTTCTTGATGGTACACTTTCAAACCCTAACTTTAATATAAAGTCAGACTTAGACAACAAGCTTGCGCAAGCAGCACTGTCTCAGTTAACGGCCTCCCAGCAAGATAAACTGGACGAACTTAACAATAAACTTAACAGCATGATAAGTAACGAGCAGTCGCTTTTATCTGGTGAGTTGGTCGACGTGAACAGTATGCTGAGTGCAGCCCAAGGCGACAGCGAAGCATTGCAAGCCTTGTTGCAAACCCAATTAAACAGTGTGGTAGAGCAACAGAAGAACAAGCTATTTGATAAATTAAAGGGCAAATTCGGTCAAGGGGAGTAA
- a CDS encoding methyl-accepting chemotaxis protein: MWLRNFSLIQRLGIIAVLIGLLFLLLTGVVLNRHYQALKDKSYEENKHLVEVVHTLLGHYADRTDIDAQQAKSQALEAVKALRYDNSNYYWIQDATPSMVMHPIKPALDGRDLRTFKDGNGKAFFVEMAQTAKQKGEGFVDYVWPLPGEDTPTDKISYVKAFKPWGWTIGSGIYLTHLEEEYAHLRNIIIIFCVISVALVILLIYIIGGSIVKPVQEIAERMKDIASGEGDLTRSLPEKGQDEITRLARYFNQYTDKMRQSLIGIRDNIAALTEQAEKVKSVSDDSNAQAHDQNENMLQVAAAMEQMTTQIHDVSNNADAAEKSTVSARTNVQDGATVVEHTVTDIRSLTSDIESVSSVVTALAEQSQSIGAVLDVIRGIAEQTNLLALNAAIEAARAGEQGRGFAVVADEVRTLASRTGQSTDEIQAMIEKLQSNAKSAVDAVHVSQSASVKTVENATQANQSLKEADRLMTDISGMSSEIARATEQQAEAANEANIRINALSGAADSSLRTADDLAKASLALKESCVAIMDIANKFKL; encoded by the coding sequence ATGTGGTTAAGAAACTTTAGTTTGATTCAACGACTAGGCATTATTGCCGTGCTTATTGGGCTGCTCTTTTTGCTTCTCACTGGGGTTGTATTAAATCGACACTATCAAGCCTTAAAAGACAAATCTTATGAAGAAAACAAACACCTCGTTGAGGTGGTTCATACATTATTAGGCCATTATGCAGATAGAACGGATATCGATGCGCAACAAGCAAAGTCACAAGCGTTAGAAGCAGTCAAAGCGCTGCGTTATGACAACAGTAATTATTACTGGATTCAAGATGCAACACCTAGCATGGTGATGCACCCTATAAAGCCGGCATTAGATGGCAGAGATCTTCGCACCTTTAAAGACGGGAATGGCAAAGCGTTTTTTGTTGAAATGGCACAAACAGCCAAGCAGAAGGGCGAAGGCTTTGTGGATTACGTCTGGCCGCTACCCGGCGAAGATACGCCTACGGATAAAATTTCTTACGTCAAGGCCTTCAAGCCTTGGGGGTGGACAATAGGCTCAGGCATTTATTTAACGCATTTAGAAGAAGAATATGCGCATTTAAGAAACATCATTATTATTTTTTGCGTGATCAGTGTGGCGTTGGTGATTCTGCTGATTTACATCATAGGAGGCAGCATTGTTAAGCCTGTGCAGGAAATCGCAGAGCGCATGAAAGATATCGCCAGTGGTGAGGGCGATTTAACTCGCTCGCTACCCGAAAAAGGGCAAGATGAAATAACGCGTCTGGCACGCTACTTTAATCAGTACACAGACAAAATGCGCCAATCGCTTATAGGCATTAGAGACAACATTGCCGCCCTCACTGAACAAGCCGAGAAAGTAAAAAGCGTGAGTGACGACAGCAACGCTCAAGCGCACGATCAAAACGAAAACATGTTGCAAGTGGCGGCGGCCATGGAGCAAATGACGACCCAAATTCACGACGTGAGCAACAACGCTGACGCTGCTGAAAAAAGTACCGTTAGCGCGCGTACGAATGTCCAAGATGGTGCTACGGTTGTGGAGCACACAGTGACCGACATTCGTTCACTCACCTCTGACATTGAAAGTGTTAGTAGCGTGGTGACGGCATTAGCCGAACAATCACAAAGCATTGGCGCTGTACTTGATGTGATACGTGGCATTGCAGAGCAAACAAACTTACTGGCCCTTAATGCTGCCATTGAAGCTGCCCGTGCGGGTGAACAAGGAAGAGGGTTTGCGGTGGTGGCAGACGAAGTGCGTACCCTTGCTAGTCGAACAGGTCAAAGTACCGATGAAATACAAGCGATGATAGAAAAGCTGCAAAGTAATGCCAAAAGTGCCGTTGACGCGGTGCATGTTAGCCAATCGGCATCGGTTAAAACGGTGGAAAATGCAACGCAGGCCAATCAAAGTCTAAAAGAGGCTGACAGATTAATGACCGACATTTCAGGCATGAGCAGTGAAATTGCCCGAGCCACTGAGCAACAAGCTGAAGCAGCCAATGAAGCGAACATACGTATAAACGCGCTTTCAGGGGCAGCCGATAGCAGCTTACGAACCGCTGATGACCTCGCAAAAGCGAGTTTAGCGCTGAAAGAAAGCTGTGTAGCGATAATGGATATTGCGAATAAATTTAAACTCTAA